DNA sequence from the Colletotrichum higginsianum IMI 349063 chromosome 10, whole genome shotgun sequence genome:
AAACTGCAGCTAGTAATAAAACCCAGGCCAGCTAACAGCCAGATCAGTGAAAGTAGCTACCAGGGGCACAAAGGGCGTATTAAGGACGTAGAGGACAGCAACAAGCTCTAGGTGCCACATAGCAGTACAATAGACCACACCACCAAAGTCGTATCCACTAAAAACAATACGTAACAGGCCAAGATAGCTCGCAAGGGCAGCAATATCATCTAAGGCACACTTGAATGTACTGTATAATCTAGTCAGTCATTGCGAGCTGTCGCTAGTTTCCAGAGCACAGGGACGTAGTAATATGTAGAGGCTCACTAAAAGCTAGGATTCTCAGGTGATTCAGTTCCTCCGTATCCCATCATATCCAAGGCGACAACCCTCATTCCCCTAGAAAGGAGGAAGGGAATGTAGTTGCTCCATCCCAGAGATAAGTCAGGCCATCCGTGAACGAGAAAAACAGTGCCTGCTACCTTTTCTGACGACAGCTTTGCGTGGATATAGTTGTACTTAACCCCGTTGAGGATGACGTTCTGGTATTGAAACCTGGGGTCGATACGGGCAAGAGTATCCATTTGAGAAGGTTGAGACGGACTTTAAATAgagatgatgatggcttCAAAAGGTATTGTTGATGGGGGGACCGCTGAACCCTTTAAATATCAGTCCTTGTCGTATAACCCTGGCTGTACACATGTAGATATATGACGAGCCCAGCAGGGGCATCTCGACGCTTCGAAGCTAGTGGAAATCAGGTGGTTCCACTTGAGATGGCGTTTAATGCCCCGACGGACCCGATGGAGACGAGGACTGGAAGACTTGATTAGTAGCAGTAGCCGTCCTCCGTGACAATATGCGGCCATGACCTTATGCGTAGGATAATCGCGCTTTGAAAGTTCAACAAGGATTGTCTTTTCGTTGTCAGCGTGGGTCCTCTTAGACCCAATCCTCCCTCTCATGCTTTACACCGGAAGGGCAAAAGCACAGTCAAAAACGGACTCTAGAGCCTTTACATTGGACTTCTGGCATTTTTTTATGCAATCTGTGCGTGTTGAATTTGGATAACATGTCCAGGTTGAACCAGCATGCGGCCGACTTGACTCGAAGAGGGGGAAAGTTGGTTATTATCATTCTCTTTGCAAACCCTGGTAAAAATCGCCGTCCTGAACTCATCTTCAAAACAATTCAAAGGTATTGGCTCCTAAGCGTTGACAAGTCATACAAGGGTTGTGATTAATATTCAAGTCCGGATTGGGAATGCTCTTGATTGCCCGTCCTCTTGTCACAACAATGAGTCAGTCCTGCAGCCCAAACAGCCTCAAGGAAATGTTTTTTCATACAAGATATTTGATTAGTATCATTTTCCTTATTAAATGAATTGGCTAGTATAGGAGCTTCTCAAGGCATAGCGCTAATCAATGTGTAAGTCATAATGTGTTAACTGTGATGGATTATATGTCTGGAAGACTAGACCCTTAGGACT
Encoded proteins:
- a CDS encoding Epoxide hydrolase, which encodes MDTLARIDPRFQYQNVILNGVKYNYIHAKLSSEKVAGTVFLVHGWPDLSLGWSNYIPFLLSRGMRVVALDMMGYGGTESPENPSFYTFKCALDDIAALASYLGLLRIVFSGYDFGGVVYCTAMWHLELVAVLYVLNTPFVPLVATFTDLAVSWPGFYY